A segment of the bacterium genome:
GCCAACGAAAACAAGCGCGTCCTTGATAACCTCAACAACCTGTCCAATGAAATGGTTGAATCGATCGCGAACATGGTGAACCAGTGTAAAACGCTGGAGGTCAAGATAAAATCGTTCAGTGAGGATTATAAAAAGATCGGGGTTGATTTCAACCAGTACGTGAGCGCGATCCGCTCAAGCACCGACGCTTCCGAGCGGATACTCGAGGTGCTTAACGAACACGAAAAAGGCATTTCCATCCTGGAGCGCAAGGCGAAAACGCTCATTTTTTGCGAGACTGAAGATCCGCTCGAACTCGACCCGGCCAATAAGACTGATTCAACGAGCCACCAGGTCGTGACCCAGATCTTCACCGGGCTGTTAAGTTTTGATTCATGCCTGCATTTGATCCCGGGAGTGGCTGATTCCTTTGCTGTCTCAAAAGACGGCCGCACGTGGGATTTTACCCTGAAGAGGGGCGTGAAATACCATAATGGTTCGATGGTAACCGCGCGCGATGTCGTGTCCACGATCCAGCGGGTCTTACGGGGACCGAATATGAGCTTCATTGATTATGCCGATGAGGTGCTTGCGCTCGATGAATTAAGAGTACGGTTCACGCTTAAATATCCTTACCTGCCGTTCCTGGCGAATCTGGCATGCGGGGCGTGCGATATCACACCGCTTGATTTTTCCGCGAATAAACCTGTGGGGTGCGGTCCGTACAAATTTATCAGCTGGGAAAAGGGCAAAGAGATAGTGCTCGAGGCGAATGAAGAATTTTTTGACGGCCAGCCGTCTGTCCAGCAAGTCATTATAAAGATCGTTCCTGACAATAATGAATCGCTGGCGCTTTTCCAGGAAGGCAAGATCTCGCTCATGCAGTTATCAGCCAACATCGCGTCCCGGTTTAACCAGGATGAAGTCAGGACCGGACCAGTGCTGTCCACTCAGTACATTGGTATAAACATGCGGATGGAAACTCCACTCAAGGACCGGCGCGTACGCCAGGCGATGAACCATGTATTGGACCGCGATCATTATGCCAAGGATATAATGCAGAACACTGCGGTCCCCGGATACGGGATCTTTCCGCCGGGCATGGCAGTCTTCAACAGCGAGCTTGAAAGTTACCGCTATGACCTGAAAAAAGCGCGCGACCTGATGAGGGAGGCCGGACACCCGCATGGGATCGACAATACTTTTGTTCTGGACATTCGTGAAGGTCAGGAGCCCGCTCTCCGGGCCGAATACATCAAAAATTCTCTGGAAAAGATCGGCGTCAAGGTCGTCCTGAACCCGCTTCCCTGGAGGGACCTGCTCGAGAAGTCGTACAACGGTGAATCTGTGCTCGCCATGCGGGGATGGGTGTCCGATAATGGTGATCCCGACAATTTCCTTTTTCCACTTTTCCATTCGCGAAGCTTTGGACGACCGGGCAACATCACTTATTATCACAATAAAGAGATCGAGGATATGATCGAAACCGCACGTTCTGAACGCAGCGTAAAGCGCCGTCTGCAGCTATATCAAAAAATGGAGCGGATCATCGTCCATGACGCCCCCTGGATATTCTTATCGCATGGCGTTGACAGCTGGGCGGTCAGGAACGATGTCGGCGGATTCAAGGTTGATCCTTTTGGCATCGTACGCTTTAGGAATCTCTGGTGCGTGTGATGGATACGATCATAGTTTTCAGGGTCGGTGAGGAGCTTATTGGTATCGATATCGCTAAAGTCCGAGAAGTGACCGAGGTACAGGTTCCGGTCGCAGTGCCGCGCGCGCCTGACTTCTTGCTGGGATTGGTGAATGTCAGAGGAGAGGTCGTGCCGGTCCTGTCGTTACGAAAAAGGCTCGGTTTTGGCGGCGATGAACTTGGCTCGGTATTGCTGGTCGTGGACCACGAAGGGAGAGTGGCGGGTCTCAAGGTCGACGCCCTGCTAGGGACACGTAAGATCGTGGAGCGCAATATCCGCAAGGATTCCGAGCTTCTGTCGACCAAAAAGGAGAAGGATTTCTTTTTGGGCGTTTATGAAACGGACGAAAAACCGGTTCTCATATTGGATTTATCCAAGACCTTATCAAAGGAGGATACATGAGGGTTCTGATCGTGGACGATGCAATGTTCATGCGTCGTATGCTCAGCGACATACTGGAAAAAGGCGGTCACACTATCTGCGGCGAGGCGGCAACTGGAAAGGAAGCGGTTGATCAATACAAACAGCTTAAACCTGACTTGGTGACGATGGACATCATCATGCCTGACATGAGCGGCATCGAAGCTGTGAAAGAGATCAAGAAGATCGATCCCCGTGCGAGGATCCTGATGGTCTCGGCGATGGGCCAGCAAGCTCTGGTCCTGGAAGCGGTGCAAGCGGGTGCAGTCGACTACGTGGTTAAACCGTTCCAGCCTTCACGGGTGCTGGAATCGATTGAAAGGATCATAAAGAAATAGACCATGGAAAGTTACCTGGAACTTTTTATCAGCGAGACCGAGGAATTCATAAAGAACCTTAACCGCGAACTGCTTGTTCTCGAATCCGATACCAAGCGGTCATCCTCGATACTCGAGGTGTTCCGGGCATTCCATTCGATCAAAGGAATGGCACAGACCATGGGTTTTGACGACCTCGCGACGGTTACCCACCGCGTTGAAGACCTGTTGACCCCGGCAAAACAGTCAGGTGTGATCGATATTCAGCTTGTCAATTTTTTGTTCATTGTGGCGGATTTTCTTCATGAATCGGTGCAGGCGATCCGGCAGAAAAAATCGACGCCACCGGCCGGCCCTATAATACAAACCATTGAAAAACTAGCGCGCGGGGAGATCATCGACATCACAGAACAGGGTGTGTCGGCCAAAGAAATTTCCGAGATAAAAGTAAAAATGTCGAAGCTTGATAAACTATTCAATCTTACCAATGAGTTGCTTATAACAAAATCGCGGCTTTTAAAGCTCAGTCATCAGCTTGGTGATCAGGATATTATTATGACGGGAGAAAACGCTTCCCGTCTCATCAGCTCCCTGCAGGACGAAGTAATGCGCCTACGGATGATGCCCTTGTCGACCGTCTTCGAATTTTTTCCCAGATGGCTAAGGGATGAGGCAAAGCGGGAGCAAAAGGACGTTGAGTTCGTGATGACCGGCGGAGAGATCGAAGTCGACCGTTCGATCATCGATGTGCTCAAGGAACCTCTCATGCACCTGTTGCGCAATGCGCTGGACCACGGTATCGAGAACAAGGGAAAGATAACGCTCGGTGCGTATCGGGAAAAAGATCGGATCCGTATTTCCGTGACCGATAACGGAAAAGGGATTGATGCCGACGAGGTGCGCCGGCTTGCCGTGGAACGCAAGATCCTGTCCGCTGAGCAGGCGAGGATCATGCATAAAAATGACGTATACAAGATATTGGTCATGCCCAATTTTTCTACAAAGAAAGAAGTGACCGCCATGTCCGGGAGAGGGATCGGGCTTGACATCGTGAACGCCGCGGTCACGAAACTGGGCGGCCGGCTGGAGATCGCGTCCGAAAAGAGCGCCGGTTCTGCTTTCACGGTTGAACTCCCTTTAAGCCTGGCCATCGTACGAGCGATGGTGTTTACCCTGAATAAACAGCGGTTCGCCCTGCCTTTGAACTACGTGAAAGAAACCTTTTATATTGAAGAGGATTCCGTGAAAACGATTTTTCACCGGGAACTTTTTCCGCTGCGCGACGAGATCCTTCCTCTGGTCAGGGTTGGAGAACAACTCAACGGCGGCAGTACGGCCGGCAGAAAATCGGTCATCGTCGTGCAGTATCAGAATATCAAGCGCGGATTCATTATCGATGAAATAATCGACGAAGAAGAAGTCGTGGTAAAGAAACTCGATCCCTTGCTTCCCAGCACGATTTATTCAGGCAGTTCCGTCTATGCAGATGGCCAGCCGATACTCATTATTGATCCAAGGGGGTTTGAATGATAAATGCCAAGAGCCTTACTCCCGTTCAAATTGATGCTTTGACTGAAGTCGCAAACATCGGGAGCGGTCATGCCGCCACGTCATTGTCACAACTACTGGGCAAAAAGGTCATGGTGCGCGTACCAAAGATCTACACGGGCGCACTTGAGGATGTGATCCTTAGGATCGCTGATCCTAATGATGTTGTCGCTTCGGTCCTACTATATTTTCTGGGCGACCTCACCGGTCGAACGCTCTTGCTATATCCCTACGAAGATGCCCAGGAACTCACCGCCCTGTTGCTGCCGGAAAAGCAGGAAAATACGATGGAACTGCAGGAAAGCCTCCTCAAGGAAGTGTCCAACATCCTTTCGTGCGCTTATATGAACGCGTTGGGGGAGCTCCTGGGGCTCTTGATCCTACCATCGGTGCCGGGTATGATCATTGACATGGTGGGTGCCGTGCTCTCAAGCGTAGTCGTTGAATTTGGCCGGGAGAAAGATTTTATCTTCTGTATTGAAACTGAGTTCGATCTTGGTGATACACCGCGGCCGCTCCGCGCCTATTTTCTCCTTCTTCCGGATACTACAAGTCTCGAGTTGATCCTTAAAAAGCTAAACCTGGCGGACTAGCGAGCTAGCCATGATATCATCTGAGGAATACAAGATACTCAAGAGCTTCGCGGAACGAATACCCGACAATGACCCGGGAGCGCATAATAACCTTGCCGTTGTTTACTACAACAAGGGACTCTATGATGATGCCATCGGTGAGCTGGAAAAGGCTTTGCAGATCGATCCGAATTTTTTGCTGGCTCGGAACAACATGGACCTGATTCTGAAAAAGTCTGGAAAACTTGAAGACAAAGCCAAGGAATTGGGCCGCATGATCGAGACGGAACCGTTCGATGAGCACAGCACTTTGGAGCTCGCCGACACTTACAGGAAATTGAATCGTTTTTCACAGGCGATCATCTTTTATAAAAAGGTCCTGGACTACAATCCCGGTTCCTACGAAGCCCACTTTGGACTGGGGATTACGCTGCGTTCCCTGGGGAAGTACGATGACGCCCTGGAAGAGCTAAAAAGAAGCCTTGAAATAAAGATATCACCGGAAGGGTACCGATCGCTCGGTGAAGTGTACTTCAACAAAGGGGTCATCGATCTAGCGATTAAGAGCTTCCAAGAATCGATCCTCATGGATTCAGCTTCGGCCGAGGGGCACTTCCTTCTTGGTTTTGCGCTCGGTGAGAAAGGAAAACTCAAGGAAGGGCTCGAAGAGATCCACCGGGCGATCGCGATTAATCCGGCGCTCGCGCAATTCGAACCGAATTTGCCCATTGACCTTAAGGAACATAAAGGCCAGTGGGATTTTTTAAAGGAACAACTGGGGATCCCCAAAGCCTCGGTCAATGAATACCAGGCCCATTTTAATCTCGGGATAACGTATTTAAATAAGGGTTTGTTCAGCGAATCAAAGAGAGAATTTGACGAATGCCTTAAAGTCCGGAACGACCATGCGGAACTCTTGACCGCTCTTGGCGAGATCGAGATATTTTTGAATCATCTTCCCGAAGCGCGGAAGCATCTGGACCGCAGCCTGGAAATAGATTTTTCCTCCGCGCGCTCTGCCAATGACATGGGGATCGTTTTTCTGAAGAACAATGATTATGCCAATGCCGAGGTTTGGTTCAACAAGGCCATCGGCATCGAACACAATTATCCGTCAGCGGTCAACAACATCGCGGTCGTTGAATTGTCCCAGAACAAGATAGAACCGGCGATCACGCGGCTGCAGCAAGCCGTGAAGCTGGGCAGCCAGGAGGCGCGATATAATTTGGGAATGTACTACTTAAGAAAAGGCGATTATGAGCACGCCCTGAAGACCTTTAACGGCTCCACAGCAGACGATCTTTTTGCCCAGGGGCTTATTTACAGCGAAACCGGACGCGACGAGGAGTCAATCACCGCTTTCAAAGGCACCCTCAATATTGCGCCCATGTATGCAGGCGCTTATTATAACATGGGTTTTGTGCTCATGAAGGTCGGCAAATACGACGAGGGCCTTTCGTATATTCGTAAAGGGATGGAGATCGAACCGAACTTCGAAAAGGAAAAATACCGCCTGGCGATTGACTCGGATCTATATGAATTTGGACCTTATTACACGATCGCTTCCGCAAAAGAGTTGGCTGAAGCGCCGGAGCAGCTGCCGGAATTCTTCCCATCGATCGAACCCGAACCGAATACCGAAGATTTCATTAGCATGGCGGAGAACGCCGTCCGTCGTAACGAACTCGATAACGCGCTGGCCATGGTGGAGGAAGCGATCAAGCGGAGTCCTGAATCCAACCAGCCGATCATTATGAAGGCCAAGATATTGTTCCAGAACGATAACTACGATGATGCGCTTGATGTGCTCAATGCCTATAGCGCGAAACACCCCGATGACACTGAGGTCAAACAGGTGACCGCTGAGCTGCTGAAATCGGTCGGTCAACTCGAAGAAGCCAGGCAGCATTATGAAGCGCTCGCGGAAAAGCAGCCTCAGAAGGCAGAATGGCTCAGCGAACTGGCATCCCTTAATTTTACACTGGGCGCAAACGACCGGGCGCTGGATATCTATAACCGCCTTTTTGCGCTGGACAACAATAATGTGCAGACGCATCTCGGTCTTCTGAAGATCTACCTGAAAAACAATTCCAAGGATAAAGCCCTGACTCATGTGCAGTTCCTGGAGCAGCATCATCCCGACTTGTATGATGCAAATGTGTATACCGGCATTTACTGGCTTGATAATGGCGACAGGCAAAAAGCTGAAAAGTTACTGGAAAAGGCGATCGAACTTGACCATTCAAGGCCGTTGCCCTATTATCACCTGGGCTTGGTCGAAGTCCAGCACGGCGATTTTATGAATGCCTGCGATCATTGGAAAAAAGCACTACTCTTGAGCCCGGATGACGATCTAAGCGAAAAGATCACGCACTGCCTGAATATAACAATGGAAATGTTGGAATTTTTAAAGAAAGAGATCCGATGAACCGTCTTAAAAATTACTGGTCGATACACGCCCCGAGGAGGTGTTAACATAAGATGGCTGACGAACTTATCATAGATTCCAAAGCTCTGATCTTTGCGACTCTTGCCGATGTGTACTTGTCGTCAGGCATGGTCGATGAAGCGATTTCCATCCTTAAGGATGGTCTCGGCAGAAATCCCAATTATACCCTGGGCAAGATCATTTTGGGGCGAGCCTACTATATGAAGGGAAATATAGATGAGGCTTTGAAAACGCTGGAAGCCTTATACCCTGAGGCTAAAGACAGCGAGAACACGAATCTTTATTTAGCCCGGTGCCATAAGCGCATTGGTGACCTCGATAAAGCCGCGCAGTTCTACGAGATCGTCATGAAGATCAATCCGCAGAATAAGGATGCTCGTCAGGAACTCGACAGTATAGCGCCGAAACCTGCGGTTGCATCCCCCAAGGCAGAAGAGCCGGTTATCGAGACTACGAATCTGCCGCCAACTATAAAGGAAGCGGCAGTCGTTGCCGTTCCAATAATGGAAGAACCGGTTATTGTTGATAAAAAACCGCCCGTCGAAAAGATCGATCAGCCGGTCGAACCACCCGTAAAAGAGCCGGTAATCCCCATCGTAGACACTATACCGCAGGCGATGCTGCGGGAAGAGATCGATACCGAAAAAGAAACACTGGAAAGCGCACCGCCGAAAACCGAACCTCAGGCGGTGGAAAAAGAACCTCCGGTCACGGAAAAACCGACAGCTGTTAAGCCCGAACCAAAACCGACGCCCGAACCGGAATTGACCAGAGCGGAGAGAGTCGCGGAGATCGAAAAACTGCTGGGTGCGAAGGCGCCCGAGGAAGCGCCGGTCGTACCACCGCCGGCAAAGCAGGAAAAAGAGACAGCGAAAAAAGAAGAAGAAAAGGCAGAGGAAGTACCGATACTGCCCGAGATCGGGTTCGAGATCCCGACGGCAGCGGCAGCACCACCTGTCCAAGCAGCAGGTGTTTCGCCGCTCGATACGCTTAAGGAACCCATGTCGCACCTTTTGAAGCTCAAAGCAGTAAAGGGCGCGTTCATCTGCTCGCGGGACGGATTGTTGATCCAGAATTCATACGAGGCGCGCGAGGATATAGAAGAGATCGCGGCACTAATCGCGGCGATCTGCAACGAAGCCGATGATTCCTTCAAGTTCCTCAAGGAAGGTGCCATGGAAAAATGCATTATCGAAAAAGGCGACGAATCGGTCTGCGTCGTCACCGCTGGCGAATCGCTCCTGTGCATAGTCACGAAACCGGAAGCTAAACCGGGATTGGTTTTCGTTTACGCCCGCAAGATAATCGAACAGATCCGGGAAATACTCGGGTAGGAGGGGACATGAAACTGCAGGAATTGACAAAGATCCCCAAAGTTCTGGGAGCCGGCGTCGCCGGCAAGGACGGGTTCATCGTGGAAAGCCAATTCGCAGTGGGCTATGATCCGGAAAAATTCGGCGCCATGGCCGCACGGATCATGAACCAGATAAATAAAAGTCTCAAGATCGAAGCCAGTTCGATCATTCTTTATTCGCCTAATATGGTTTTTTTCGCGCGTGCGAAAGGCGATGGGATAATCTTTGCGATCGGTAATAAGGATGCCAACCTCGGCCTGCTAAAGATCAAGTTCGATAAGATCTAAAAGCGCTTCTTATTTATTTTCGAGATCGATCAGGGGATAGGTGTAGCTGTCGGGGATCTTTTGTTTTGACTTTCTGTAATTAGTAATATACTGACCGCAATTGCTGCCGATCTGATTTTCTTGCCATTCACCGATACTTAACAGCACGTCAAAACCCGCGTTCCTCAATTCATCGAGTATCACGCAATCCTGCTTGTCGGGTCTTATACAAGACCGGATATTGTTCGCTACGGCTTTGGAGGTTGGGTTCAGGGGCGTCACCTTAATCATAAAATGCCGGGGATCAAAGTATCGCCGCAGCACGTCGGGATCAACGGGCATGCCTTCCGCTAAGGCAAAATTGAGCGTGATCTTGCGTCCTCCTTCGGAGTAAAAATCGTTACCGTAGTCGGCGATATCTCTGAATTCCCATTTTTTTGCCGGAATCATCCAGTTACGCAATCCAATATCGGTCGTGTGCACGGAAAACTGCAGCTGGAAACGATCGTCATACAAGCTTTTTTTCACTGACAATAGCCGCTTGAAAAAACGGTTATGACCGGCAGGCGCGATCGTTGAAACGCAAGGCATGAGCCCGGGAGCTTCATATCTGCCCGGAAGATGCTCCAGAACATCAATGACCGCGTTGTTGAGCGCCGGCTCGCCAATCCGCGCGAACTGAACCTTGAATTTTTCAGCCGGTATGCGGTTGTCAGGATATCTGTGGCCAACCATATAATCAGTTTGAAACAGCATGTCTTCGGCAGAAAGCATGCCGTGATATGATCCTCCGGCGTCGCAGTAAGGACACTGGATCGGGCATCCATACATCGTGGATATGATCAATACCCATTTCTTATCGCGGGGGCTCGGGGGCTGTATGGCTTCAACGAATTCTATGATCTTGTCGGCACTTTTTTTTGCTAAGTATACCACGGCCAGGTCGTCACTGCCGGTTTTAGCGATCACGCGCATTGATCACACCCTCCGGTCACGTTGTCTACGCATTGTCGTCCATTTATTGTTTATTTCCATGGCTGCGCGCAGGCCGTTGCCGGTTGCGATCGCGATCTGCCGGTACCGGCCATTTTTCGCATCGCCTACAACATAGAGTACTTTTTTGCGGATCAGTTGTTTTTTCAAAACAAGCAATCGCGGTTTCATATAGGCGAGATCAGGCAGTCTGCCTAAGGCGGCAACAATATAATTTACTTTAATTAAATCGTTAAAATGCCGCAATCTGATGAGAACTCTTGTTTTATTAATATCAATTTTCATGATACACACACCACCCAAATAAACAACTCGGCGGCTTTGCAGGGCCGCCTGCCATAAAGCAGGCAGGCATTTGGCTCTTGCGCTTCGGGAAAGAATATAAACATTATTCCTTTTCTGCAGGGATAAGGCATAATCAAAAGCAGCATCACCGGCGCCGATAACGGCGACAGTCCTGCCCGAGATATGACGCAGGGGATGCACCCCGTATATTACTCGACTATCGTCACCGTGAAAAAGAGCTTTGTCCATGCGTCGGGGATAGGTGCCTGAGGCAGCAACCACGATGTCAAAAAAATAGCGTCGGCGGCTTGTTTCAAGAATAAAGCGATCGCGCGAATGATCGAGCATGGAGACTTCATCCCTAACGAATTTTACCGCGTGGCGCCTGAGTTGTTCACTTATTAATCCGGCCAGTTTAAGTCCTGAAATCCCATCGGGAAATCCCAGGTAATTATCAATTCGGTTGGCATTGAGAGCAAGGCCGCCGATCCTGTTGCGCTCGAAGAGGACCGGATCGAAACCATGGCGCCGTAATTGAAGCGCAGCAACGGCGCCCGCGGGTCCTCCGCCAATGACTGCGATCCGGGGCATAGATCCATTGTTGCGAAAGGGCTTCATCTTTTCCGCTTTAAGGAAATGAAGGCATCGATGATCTCTACAGCGCGTACGCATACGGCGAAACCGTGCGCCAGGTTGCGAATCGTGGCCATGTGAAAATCCTCATTTTGAGTCGCGGTCGCATCGACCGCGAAGAAGACCTCGAATCCCCGAACGAAAGCGGAACGCGCCGTTGTTTCGCAGCACAAGTTAGTCATCACGCCGGTGATCACAAGCTGTTTTACTCTTTTTTTTCTTAAGATACCCGAAAGGCCAGTCCTGTAGAATGCGTCGTACTGGGTCTTGGTGATCACCTGAATCCTGCGTCCGGTAGCGCCGACCGTAAGTGCCGGTGCCAGCGCGCTCAGGGTACTTTTTTCAGTGATCATGTCGTTCCACCAGCGGCTAAGCATTTTAGCGTTCTTACCGGTATTGATGTGCCGCGTGATAATGACCGGCCTTCTATTTTTTTGGAATACCGCCATCAGCTTTTTGACGGGTTTGATGATCGCCGGTGCGCTGGGCAGAAATGCATGCGAATTACTATCGGTAAAATACCGCTGCATGTCGATGACCAGCAGGGCAGAGGATCCGGGATCGAATAAGAAGGGATGTTTTTTCCGGTACGGCACTGCCCGTCGTATCATGCTCCGGGCTTTCCCCGATAGGTTGTGTTTTGTAAAATATCGTTCTTTATTCATGATCATGCTAGAGATCGATCTTTTGGCGCTGGTGTCGAGTGGTTTGTGTTTCTTAAGGCGGCGAGGATATCTATTCCCGCTGGCGTCCGTGCAGGGCGCCGTTGAACCAGTATTCGTTCCAGTAGGTTTCGCCGTTCTCTACATGAACGCTGTATTCGATCCGTCTTTCCGTACCATCAGAGTACGTGATCGTTATCACGCCCTTGCTGCGGCTGCCGTTTGCGGTCCATTTGCCAGCTGCGTTGCTTGCGTTGGCATTCCCCCAGCTGCCCTGGTCGTTCCCGCCGCCGTCCGTATAATCACCGCTGTATGAAGCTTCGTAATACTCGTAATAATTTCCGTCCGGCGCGAAGGACATCCTGGTTTCGGTATTGGTGGTGTAATTGATCCAGGTCCCGGCGAAGTTGTTCATAAGTTCAGGTGACTTAGTGACGCCGCTTGATCCGGGCGCGGATTGTTTCTCGGGCGTTTTAGTTTTGTCCTTGACAAAAGGATATGGATAACCATCCGGGAACGTGACAAAGAGGGTGTCATGGCCGAGGGCAACGGGATAATCGACCGGTCCGTATTCGCCATCGACCGTGACTATGCCGTTGGCGAGCGTGTATGCGATCGCTTCGCCGTCAAAAACAAGTTCGCTCTGCGATTTAAAAGTCAGAGCGATGGCGCCATCAGGCGTCTGGCATAGCCATGTGCCCAGGACATCTTTGTAGGTGTTGATCTCTTTGGCATTTAAAGACATGATACATGCGGCTAGACCGAATACAATACCGATTGTTTTCATGATTTTTCTCCCGAAAGGGTAAGGATTATTGAGCCTTTTGATTTTTCGTCTGATTGATGATCGGCAACCGGTTATACTTAACCGTATATTCGTCGATCAGCTTCTTGCTTTCCGCTTCGAAGTCCTGGGCGGTTTGAAAGCGAAAGAAAGATGTGATGGCAAAATCCGGATCACGTTTTTGGTAAAAACCCTCGATCGTCCGAGCAAGACTTTCCGTACCGCCGATGTAGATGATATCCTGGAGAATGTCCGATAGTTCGTAAACACCGGGATAGTCAGGCGCGTTCTTGATCTGTTCCGGTATCAGCTTTCTCCATCCACTGTCAATCGGCATGGATTATTATATAAATCAAATGCGATTAGTCAAGTATCTTTAAGAGGTCATTGCGAGAAGTCCATTCTTTTTATGTCATTGCGAGGAGTCCTGAAGGGACGACGAAGCAATCTCGAAATTTAAGATAACATCTGAGATTGCTTCGCACAAAGAGCGCTCGCAATGACACAACGACTGAGATTGCTTCGCACAAAGAGCGCTCGCAATGACAGCGGACTATGGCTTTTTCTTGCCGCCGACGTTGCCACCACCGCCGCGTGCAACGAGCACCAGGGATGCACAGAGCAGCGCGAAGATCAGTGCCGATCCCTCGCTGGCCAGAGGCCCAAGCCAACCGGCGACCGGCAGTCTATCCTGCAGATTCTTCAGAAAAGGTATGGTAAAGATCGCAGCGATCACGATGCTCGTCAGCGCGTCGCCGGCGACGAGGCCCGAAGAGTAAAGAATGCCGCTAGCTTCCCTCGCTTTGGCGGCCTGCGGCGGCATGTTCTTTCCCGTTTTTGTCAGTGCCCAGTAAATAACAGCTCCGGTCATGACCGGGACCGAAAGCGACAGGGGAAGGTACAACCCGATGGCAAACGGCAGCGCCGCGATGCCCAGGATCTCTACCGCGATCCCGATAAGAACACCCAGGCCGACGAACGTCCACGGCAGCGTCCCTGTTAGGACGCCTTTTACCACGAACGACATCAGTGAAGCCTGTGGCGCGGGCAGTTTGTCTGAACCGATCACCATCGTTCTGTTCAACAGCATCAGGACACCGCCCATGAACAGCGCGGGCGCGAGCACACCGATGAATTCAGCGATCTGCTGGTAAAAGGGCGTGGCGCCTACAAGGTATCCTGTTTTAAGGTCCTGCGACGCGTCACCGGCCATGCAAATGGCGATGCAGACCACGCTGCCAACTGACATCACGCCGATCATACCGGACATTCCACCCCAGCCGAATGCCAGAAAGATAAGGCAGGTAATGAGCAGCGTGGCAATGGTCATGCCCGACACCGGGCTGGATGAACTGCCGACAATACCGACGATTCGTGATGCCACGGTGACGAAGAAAAAGCTAAACACGACGACGATCAGAGTGCCGAAGATGTTGATCTTTGTCTGCGGAATGAGGAGCATGGCAAGAGCGACCAGGACCGCACCGGCAATGACGACGGGCATAGGCAGGTCCTTGTCGGTTCTGGGCACAGTGGCATCGGGTAGAAATTTCAGTCCCCGTGACATGCCCTTGAATCCAACCTTAAAACACCGGTAGATCACAGGGCAGGCCTTGATCAAGCTGATCATGCCGCCCACGGCGACCGCGCCGGCGCCAATATACCTTATATAATAGCTCCTTATATCCGCCGGCGTCAGCATAGAAATCGGGTCGAGAGCCGGCGGTATCGACACGGCAAGATTTTGGCCGATGAACGCGATCAACGGGCTGAGCACCAGGTAACCGACCACCGCGCCGGCAAGCATATAGGATGCGATCCTGGGCCCGATTATGAAGCCGACACCCAGCAGGGCAGGAGTAAGATCGGCACTGATCTCCATACCCTTGATGCCGGTAACGAGCCACGCCGAAGTTTCCTTCCATAAT
Coding sequences within it:
- a CDS encoding chemotaxis protein CheW → MDTIIVFRVGEELIGIDIAKVREVTEVQVPVAVPRAPDFLLGLVNVRGEVVPVLSLRKRLGFGGDELGSVLLVVDHEGRVAGLKVDALLGTRKIVERNIRKDSELLSTKKEKDFFLGVYETDEKPVLILDLSKTLSKEDT
- a CDS encoding ABC transporter substrate-binding protein, with product MKTDLREEIISSLKGPLRDYNENYKTFLDIGKEIEFTLQADTEILSEIRRKFDNLSATVQLEFEGTSVFDQEIKNAKDLLYQSIAKVNESATVSNVINEDLSFVSDILQKIHNEGMQLDDLIKNINIVSESIEVASRNAGITAFHAGTQGRGFEVIAREMTGLVRSSQVPTRLIPNISAGIINSMLELGSDLQKIMDIVANLHDITDKFSHIVNDLLSFIPEIEGGIKGVSDSIASQKELHSILHKENDKLARRLDEVYATARSSAVTEIYLSAMFQHITNIKDDLLKSSDDSSFQSIYNSFGRVLSGAVKKEDKMLRGISLETFEKIETQSSDRVILQFVSEASHLNQIIQNIANQIKNWSKTNNLTIDVLSKGVLFYDDITLILGTLKKRISGIKQLTDEINAPLQDLKKITERSRILGLYAGIESARGGEFASSLGVVTREIKSLSQKTTSFVDRIDEIGTQMLNDFVQLSANIGKSMSDVEHGISLLKHAIGAANENKRVLDNLNNLSNEMVESIANMVNQCKTLEVKIKSFSEDYKKIGVDFNQYVSAIRSSTDASERILEVLNEHEKGISILERKAKTLIFCETEDPLELDPANKTDSTSHQVVTQIFTGLLSFDSCLHLIPGVADSFAVSKDGRTWDFTLKRGVKYHNGSMVTARDVVSTIQRVLRGPNMSFIDYADEVLALDELRVRFTLKYPYLPFLANLACGACDITPLDFSANKPVGCGPYKFISWEKGKEIVLEANEEFFDGQPSVQQVIIKIVPDNNESLALFQEGKISLMQLSANIASRFNQDEVRTGPVLSTQYIGINMRMETPLKDRRVRQAMNHVLDRDHYAKDIMQNTAVPGYGIFPPGMAVFNSELESYRYDLKKARDLMREAGHPHGIDNTFVLDIREGQEPALRAEYIKNSLEKIGVKVVLNPLPWRDLLEKSYNGESVLAMRGWVSDNGDPDNFLFPLFHSRSFGRPGNITYYHNKEIEDMIETARSERSVKRRLQLYQKMERIIVHDAPWIFLSHGVDSWAVRNDVGGFKVDPFGIVRFRNLWCV
- a CDS encoding chemotaxis protein CheC gives rise to the protein MINAKSLTPVQIDALTEVANIGSGHAATSLSQLLGKKVMVRVPKIYTGALEDVILRIADPNDVVASVLLYFLGDLTGRTLLLYPYEDAQELTALLLPEKQENTMELQESLLKEVSNILSCAYMNALGELLGLLILPSVPGMIIDMVGAVLSSVVVEFGREKDFIFCIETEFDLGDTPRPLRAYFLLLPDTTSLELILKKLNLAD
- a CDS encoding ATP-binding protein, whose protein sequence is MESYLELFISETEEFIKNLNRELLVLESDTKRSSSILEVFRAFHSIKGMAQTMGFDDLATVTHRVEDLLTPAKQSGVIDIQLVNFLFIVADFLHESVQAIRQKKSTPPAGPIIQTIEKLARGEIIDITEQGVSAKEISEIKVKMSKLDKLFNLTNELLITKSRLLKLSHQLGDQDIIMTGENASRLISSLQDEVMRLRMMPLSTVFEFFPRWLRDEAKREQKDVEFVMTGGEIEVDRSIIDVLKEPLMHLLRNALDHGIENKGKITLGAYREKDRIRISVTDNGKGIDADEVRRLAVERKILSAEQARIMHKNDVYKILVMPNFSTKKEVTAMSGRGIGLDIVNAAVTKLGGRLEIASEKSAGSAFTVELPLSLAIVRAMVFTLNKQRFALPLNYVKETFYIEEDSVKTIFHRELFPLRDEILPLVRVGEQLNGGSTAGRKSVIVVQYQNIKRGFIIDEIIDEEEVVVKKLDPLLPSTIYSGSSVYADGQPILIIDPRGFE
- a CDS encoding response regulator encodes the protein MRVLIVDDAMFMRRMLSDILEKGGHTICGEAATGKEAVDQYKQLKPDLVTMDIIMPDMSGIEAVKEIKKIDPRARILMVSAMGQQALVLEAVQAGAVDYVVKPFQPSRVLESIERIIKK